Genomic segment of candidate division WOR-3 bacterium:
TATCAAATGTAACCTCAAAAATTTTTCTTATATGTTCGGGAATTTCATCAATTTTTCTTATTGTTGGCATTTTAGATAGTGCTTCCATAAGTTCTTCTGAGTAAAATCCAAGTTCCTCTGCAGCTTGTCTGAAATATTTGTTTATATATAAAAGTCTTTCTCCACCCATAACATTTTTAACATAAACAAGAGAAAAGTTAGGCTCAATTCCAGCTGATGTATCAGCAATCATTGATATGGTGCCTGTAGGTGCAATTGTTGTTACCACAGAATTTCTTCTTGTTGAACCTTTAAATATACTCTTATCAATAGCAGGGAAAGGTCCTTTAATTTTTCCAATTTCATTTGAATAATAGTGAGCATTTTCCTGAATAAATTTCATTATTTCCTCTCCTGCTTTTAAAGCATCTTCTGAAGAATAAGGGATACCAAGTAAGTAAAGAAGGTCAGCAAATCCCATAACACCGAGTCCTATTTTCCTTGTTAACTTTGTTATTCTTTCAATTTCAGGTAAAGGATACATATTTGCATCAATGACATTGTCAAGAAAATGAACTGAAAGGTAGATTATTTCTCTAAATTTCTCCCAATCAATTCTATCCTTTACTTCTTCCCATTTTGCTGTTCTTCTGTGTTCGAGATACCATGGTGTTCCTTTAAAAAATTTAACCACATTTATAGAACCAAGATTACAGGATTCATAAGGCAATAGAGGTTTTTCGCCACAGGGGTTTGTAGCTTCAATTTCTCCCATTCCTTTTAAAGTATGAGTTTTGTTAATTCTATCAATAAATATTACACCAGGTTCTCCATTTTTCCATGCCTGATATACAAGTTTTTTCCATAACTCTCTTGGATTCACCTTTTTTATTACTTCACCATTTCTTGGATTTATTAAAGGAAATTCTTGCTCTCCTCTTTTAAGCGCTTCCATAAACTCGTCAGTCACAGCAACGGAAATGTTAAAGTTGGTTATTTTTGTTACATCATCCTTACAGGTTATAAATTCCTCTATATCAGGATGGTCTACTCTTAGAATTCCCATATTTGCTCCTCTCCTTCTTCCACCCTGTTTTACAGCTTCGGTGGCTGCATCAAAAACTTTCATAAAGGAAACAGGACCTGAAGCAATCTGTCCTGTTGTTCTTACAACATCTCCTTTAGGTCTTAATCTTGAAAAGGAAAAACCTGTTCCTCCCCCTGTTTTGTGTATTATTGCAGCGTGTTTTAAAGTTTCAAAAATTCCTTCCATTGAGTCATTAACTGGCAAAACAAAACAGGCTGAAAGTTGACCCATTTTTGTTCCTGCATTCATAAGGGTAGGGGAGTTTGGTAAAAAATATCCTTGTGACATAATATAATAAAATTTTTCTTCAGTTTCAGAGACTTTTTCTCTAAAAACAG
This window contains:
- a CDS encoding vitamin B12-dependent ribonucleotide reductase, with the translated sequence MENKKMLLLEPIVTENALRVLEKRYLLRNEKGEVIETPKEMYERVARAIAEVDKEYPVFREKVSETEEKFYYIMSQGYFLPNSPTLMNAGTKMGQLSACFVLPVNDSMEGIFETLKHAAIIHKTGGGTGFSFSRLRPKGDVVRTTGQIASGPVSFMKVFDAATEAVKQGGRRRGANMGILRVDHPDIEEFITCKDDVTKITNFNISVAVTDEFMEALKRGEQEFPLINPRNGEVIKKVNPRELWKKLVYQAWKNGEPGVIFIDRINKTHTLKGMGEIEATNPCGEKPLLPYESCNLGSINVVKFFKGTPWYLEHRRTAKWEEVKDRIDWEKFREIIYLSVHFLDNVIDANMYPLPEIERITKLTRKIGLGVMGFADLLYLLGIPYSSEDALKAGEEIMKFIQENAHYYSNEIGKIKGPFPAIDKSIFKGSTRRNSVVTTIAPTGTISMIADTSAGIEPNFSLVYVKNVMGGERLLYINKYFRQAAEELGFYSEELMEALSKMPTIRKIDEIPEHIRKIFEVTFDITTEQHVRIQAAFQKYVEDAVSKTINLPEEAEPNDVEKAYLLAYELGCKGITVYRHGSRPGQVYDTAKKEEEKRIKKLKPRPRPKVVSGKTYKIKSELGTVYITINEDELGPHEVFIQLGKSGSSANALTEAIGRLISLALRSGIDPMEIVDQLKGIRSMPTWDDGEIILSCPDGIGKVLEKHLKGEQLGIFPEEKKHKRIIQENHTSSGEICPECGGVMVFAEDCLTCPHCGFSKCS